A stretch of Desulfobacter hydrogenophilus DNA encodes these proteins:
- a CDS encoding class I SAM-dependent methyltransferase, whose product MKKWLIEELICPQCLDSDIVLNFDIYTETDGDIIEGRLVCPQCKQEYEIHEGIAVVVPEQTLPMIQDATGYNSFSMLSSYLWSHYSEFFNGPDATDAYQKWARAFGSQRSGWALDIGCSVGRLTFEMTRTHDRAVGLDTSISFVRAARELAAKKQLAFDLIMEGQITEKRACDLDPAFGFDQAEFIVADAMALPFRSRRFATVSSVNILEKVPDPLLHLAEANRVMDETDAKILFSDPFSWDENVNNPDRWLGGTNEGSFKGFGMDNICRLLQDSKSVFSPGFRIQDKGQVLWKIRKTRNLWEHITSQFVVAERTAMG is encoded by the coding sequence ATGAAAAAATGGCTGATTGAAGAGCTTATATGCCCGCAATGCCTGGACAGTGATATCGTACTCAATTTTGATATCTACACTGAGACGGATGGTGACATTATTGAGGGGCGCCTGGTCTGCCCCCAATGCAAACAGGAGTATGAAATCCACGAGGGGATTGCCGTGGTGGTCCCTGAACAGACCCTGCCTATGATTCAGGATGCAACGGGATACAACTCTTTTTCCATGCTCTCATCCTATTTATGGAGCCATTATTCAGAGTTTTTCAACGGCCCGGATGCCACGGACGCCTATCAGAAATGGGCCCGGGCCTTTGGTTCCCAACGGTCTGGCTGGGCCCTTGATATCGGGTGTTCCGTGGGGCGACTTACCTTTGAGATGACCCGAACCCATGACCGGGCTGTGGGCCTTGATACTTCTATCTCCTTTGTCCGGGCTGCCCGCGAACTTGCCGCCAAAAAACAGCTGGCATTTGATCTGATCATGGAGGGGCAGATCACTGAAAAACGGGCCTGTGACCTGGATCCCGCCTTTGGCTTTGACCAGGCTGAATTTATTGTTGCCGATGCCATGGCATTGCCTTTTCGGTCCCGGCGCTTTGCCACGGTAAGTTCCGTAAACATCCTTGAAAAGGTGCCGGACCCATTGTTGCATTTGGCCGAAGCTAACCGGGTTATGGATGAAACAGATGCAAAAATCCTTTTTTCCGACCCCTTTTCCTGGGATGAAAATGTCAACAACCCTGATCGCTGGCTTGGGGGCACCAACGAAGGTTCTTTCAAAGGGTTTGGCATGGATAATATTTGTAGACTGCTCCAGGATTCGAAATCTGTGTTCTCTCCGGGCTTTAGGATTCAGGATAAAGGGCAGGTGTTGTGGAAAATCAGGAAAACCCGAAATCTGTGGGAGCATATTACCTCCCAGTTTGTTGTCGCTGAAAGAACAGCCATGGGCTGA
- a CDS encoding molybdopterin-containing oxidoreductase family protein: MSILAEQKPGICGLCFHSPGCGVIVHFDDDGKIDWLTPDPEAPMGEVLCPMAASAKQIIYSDARIRQPLKRKGPKGKLDFEPISWEEAFDIIAEKMAAIKSEYGPQALGFYAGTGSYERAFKDAFQLGGSQIYLAPSILFPYGSPNAFGVGAPCYTSLGVLAPQLTYGCLHTDMFSDVDNSDLIFVWGTDPSTSTPPALFGRLVRAAHEGARIIVIDPRQTASAKLPDSLWVPIRPGSDGALALGLCHILIRENLIDQSFVQEWTLGYEEFAEYVKAFTPETVAGITGVPQDLIMELAEEIADAEGASYVMYTGLEYTKSGVQNIRAVMVLWALAGQLDVEGGRCFVPRENQIHLSKDHQIASPGFDTSIGAGHFPVYAHFCGGEPHASRLPKSILEGDPYKIHGLFILGASILTAWPNPILWQKAFDALDFQVSIDLQLTRDAAWADIVLPATTAFEQSSYCFYGNAVRLREKMIDPVGDSKPCFTILTELARKLGYAEKFPANEAELLDLVLKDTGITRADMEQDVRLTVRKSADPMAYRKWETGGLRKDGKPGFETPSGKFEIKSTLLEQMGYDGLPKYEESFETPVSRPLLANRFPLVLGTGPFKPDMKSCLRAVPDFIEKYPNPMVQMNPEDAADRKIETGDTVVVKTARGFVEMRADVSENIMRGFVYAPVGGGGPLGPESWRKANVNVLTDLEQFDPISGFPVYKTLMCQVKKKRRRRTIVVQDPSLGCVG, from the coding sequence GTGTCTATTTTGGCAGAACAGAAACCAGGGATTTGCGGCTTATGTTTCCACAGCCCCGGATGCGGTGTCATCGTCCATTTTGATGATGACGGCAAAATCGACTGGCTCACCCCGGACCCTGAGGCGCCCATGGGCGAAGTGCTTTGCCCCATGGCTGCCAGTGCAAAACAGATTATCTATTCGGATGCACGTATCAGACAGCCTCTGAAACGAAAAGGGCCCAAAGGGAAACTGGATTTCGAACCCATCTCCTGGGAAGAAGCCTTTGACATTATCGCTGAAAAAATGGCGGCCATTAAATCGGAATACGGGCCCCAGGCCCTGGGGTTCTACGCCGGTACAGGCTCCTACGAACGGGCCTTTAAAGATGCATTCCAGCTTGGCGGTTCCCAGATCTACCTTGCCCCAAGTATTTTGTTCCCCTATGGATCGCCCAATGCCTTCGGGGTGGGTGCACCCTGTTACACCTCCCTTGGTGTGCTGGCGCCCCAGTTAACATATGGTTGTCTGCACACGGACATGTTTTCCGATGTGGACAATTCAGATCTTATTTTTGTCTGGGGCACAGATCCATCCACATCCACGCCCCCGGCCCTGTTTGGACGCCTGGTCCGGGCCGCCCATGAAGGGGCACGGATCATTGTCATTGATCCCAGGCAAACCGCATCTGCCAAGCTGCCGGACAGTCTGTGGGTGCCCATCCGGCCCGGTTCGGACGGGGCCCTTGCCCTGGGCCTGTGCCATATTCTGATCCGGGAAAATTTAATTGATCAGTCCTTTGTACAGGAATGGACGTTAGGGTATGAAGAGTTTGCCGAATATGTCAAGGCATTTACCCCTGAAACCGTTGCCGGCATCACCGGCGTGCCCCAGGACCTGATTATGGAGCTGGCCGAAGAAATTGCCGATGCCGAAGGCGCAAGCTATGTGATGTATACTGGTTTGGAATATACCAAATCCGGTGTTCAGAACATCCGGGCTGTTATGGTACTCTGGGCCCTGGCCGGGCAGCTGGACGTTGAAGGGGGCCGCTGTTTTGTCCCCCGGGAGAACCAGATCCACCTGAGCAAAGATCACCAGATTGCAAGCCCTGGGTTTGATACATCCATCGGTGCAGGCCATTTTCCGGTGTATGCCCATTTCTGCGGAGGCGAGCCCCATGCCAGCCGTCTGCCGAAATCCATTTTAGAGGGTGACCCTTACAAAATTCACGGTTTGTTTATCCTTGGCGCATCCATCCTCACTGCCTGGCCCAACCCCATTTTATGGCAAAAGGCGTTTGATGCCCTGGATTTTCAGGTTTCCATTGATCTGCAGCTTACCCGGGATGCGGCCTGGGCGGATATTGTGCTGCCGGCCACCACCGCCTTTGAGCAGTCATCCTATTGCTTTTACGGCAATGCTGTCCGGTTGCGGGAAAAAATGATTGATCCGGTGGGGGACAGCAAACCCTGCTTTACCATTTTAACGGAACTGGCCCGGAAACTTGGGTATGCCGAAAAGTTTCCTGCCAATGAGGCAGAGCTGCTGGACCTGGTCTTAAAAGATACCGGCATTACCCGGGCGGATATGGAACAGGATGTCCGGCTGACGGTGCGCAAATCCGCTGACCCCATGGCCTATCGGAAATGGGAAACAGGAGGTTTGCGAAAAGATGGAAAGCCGGGCTTTGAAACCCCGTCCGGCAAATTTGAGATTAAATCCACCCTGCTTGAGCAGATGGGGTACGACGGACTGCCAAAATATGAAGAGTCCTTTGAAACCCCTGTCAGTCGTCCTTTGCTGGCCAATCGGTTCCCTTTGGTTCTAGGTACGGGTCCTTTTAAGCCGGACATGAAATCCTGTCTGCGGGCCGTGCCTGATTTTATTGAAAAATATCCGAATCCCATGGTCCAGATGAATCCCGAGGATGCCGCAGATCGAAAAATTGAAACCGGCGATACGGTGGTGGTGAAAACGGCCCGGGGGTTTGTGGAGATGCGGGCCGATGTATCGGAAAATATTATGAGAGGGTTTGTCTATGCGCCGGTGGGCGGCGGCGGGCCTTTAGGCCCGGAATCCTGGCGAAAAGCCAATGTCAATGTACTCACCGACCTTGAGCAGTTTGATCCCATTTCCGGGTTTCCCGTGTATAAAACCCTGATGTGCCAGGTGAAGAAAAAACGCAGAAGGCGAACCATTGTGGTTCAGGATCCAAGTCTGGGATGTGTGGGATGA
- a CDS encoding cytochrome c3 family protein: MSKKLFTLLLAAGIAVFFTASGIQAGTDVEDVITMKSKLLDAKRKKGPDAKKPSKLVEFTHKKHHEEYKLSCGDCHHDKDGKPLADLKAGDNVQKCEECHTRAKAKTADKTFQGKNKKKPIDIMHLESAIHENCIGCHKEQGLKVGTKCNDCHKKM; encoded by the coding sequence ATGAGTAAAAAATTATTTACCCTCCTGTTGGCTGCAGGAATTGCTGTGTTTTTCACTGCCTCCGGAATTCAGGCAGGGACCGATGTAGAAGACGTCATTACAATGAAAAGCAAACTTTTAGATGCCAAGCGCAAAAAAGGGCCGGATGCAAAAAAACCATCTAAACTGGTTGAATTCACCCATAAAAAACATCATGAAGAGTACAAACTATCCTGCGGCGACTGCCATCACGACAAAGACGGCAAACCCCTTGCCGATCTTAAAGCAGGCGACAATGTCCAGAAATGTGAAGAGTGCCACACCCGCGCCAAAGCCAAAACAGCAGACAAAACCTTCCAGGGTAAAAATAAGAAAAAACCCATTGACATCATGCACCTTGAATCAGCCATTCATGAAAACTGCATAGGCTGCCACAAGGAACAAGGCCTGAAAGTCGGCACCAAGTGCAACGACTGCCATAAAAAAATGTAA
- a CDS encoding DEAD/DEAH box helicase has translation MVQDIDTLFKVLRKTNRTTGNLKVPSTLAFKMVPTDRGICLTIVDGSGKEVNPGYEFYSGLERSVLKEIARLREQEAFNIDWDEQPSDNQFYLNGKDYLLSLLLSSDCFVDAKGEKIQLAPGDARVRLSIVQRKDQEAQDNNLETSMALWHGPKQLPSLVPVTQTHMLAGNTIYRVKPLGKNYDSLSLFETVLSFDLLEQYLTLFFSNFTNVEVSYSGYTVIKGEPKTTRPALIFENVSQDQSLHLRVSATYPGFSPDFFDNFDMDQIVSINEMEKNIVISPLVHGDISACFHDIQKTLKRHARNLKQDKAIYAQDNFMVIESALARRFITLELSSLLSRYTILGADKLASYKVKYVQPKLNLHLSHGIDFLEGEANLTLDGETFTINDVLKQYQKNAYVRLNDGSSAVINPDYMETLTRIFKKQKSGIKVSFFDLPLVEELIGEKIAKETFNQSRKIFLGFNQLKDSRTRMPAVNATLRGYQKQGFRWLSYLYKHKLGGCLADDMGLGKTIQTIALLASIYPEQKHPTLIVMPKTLLFNWESELKRFAPKLTSGLYYGQTRDIKTMGSQNIILTTYAMVRNDIEQLKEEHFHMVVLDESQNIKNPNSKTSRAVMLLQTDHRFALSGTPIENNMSELYALFRFLNPAMFGTFTDFSKNYLNPIQKNDNKAVAKELKKKIYPFVLRRLKTQVLKDLPDKMEQVLHVDMSRKQAALYHQRRLMYKRAIQEEIQAKGLKKSKLFILQAMGELRQIASIPEIKSDNKIISPKREILMDHVADAVAGKHKVLVFANYLHSLECVSQDMEEAGIHHLVMTGATRDRNHIVEQFQQDDTCQALLMTLKTGGLGLNLTAAEYVFLFDPWWNLAAENQAIDRAHRMGQKNTVFSYRLIARNTIEEKILMLQEKKKELFDSLISSDNASIKQMEEEDIDLLLGE, from the coding sequence ATGGTTCAAGACATCGACACCCTGTTTAAGGTCTTACGAAAAACAAATCGGACCACTGGCAATCTAAAGGTTCCGTCCACTTTGGCTTTTAAGATGGTTCCCACTGACCGGGGGATCTGTCTTACCATTGTTGACGGCTCCGGTAAAGAGGTGAATCCAGGCTATGAATTCTATTCAGGCCTTGAGCGAAGCGTTTTAAAAGAGATTGCCAGGCTTCGGGAACAGGAGGCTTTCAACATTGACTGGGATGAGCAGCCATCTGACAATCAATTCTATCTCAACGGTAAAGATTATCTGCTCTCCCTGCTTCTTTCTTCGGACTGCTTTGTGGATGCCAAGGGCGAAAAGATACAGCTGGCCCCGGGGGATGCCCGGGTCAGGCTCTCCATCGTGCAAAGGAAAGATCAAGAGGCGCAGGACAACAACCTTGAGACCTCAATGGCGCTGTGGCACGGCCCCAAACAGCTCCCCTCCCTGGTCCCGGTAACCCAGACCCACATGCTTGCCGGTAATACCATCTACAGGGTTAAGCCCCTTGGCAAAAATTATGATTCCCTTTCTTTGTTTGAAACCGTTTTAAGTTTTGATCTTCTGGAACAATACCTGACCCTTTTTTTTTCTAATTTCACCAATGTGGAAGTCTCTTATTCCGGATATACCGTCATTAAAGGGGAACCTAAAACAACCCGGCCTGCCCTGATATTTGAAAATGTCTCCCAGGATCAATCCCTGCATCTGAGGGTCTCAGCCACCTATCCCGGATTTTCACCGGATTTTTTTGACAATTTTGACATGGATCAAATTGTATCAATCAACGAGATGGAAAAAAATATCGTCATCAGTCCCCTGGTTCACGGGGATATTTCCGCCTGTTTCCATGACATCCAAAAAACCTTAAAACGCCATGCCCGAAACCTGAAACAGGATAAGGCCATCTATGCCCAGGACAATTTTATGGTCATCGAATCGGCCCTGGCACGACGATTTATTACCCTGGAACTTTCCTCCCTGTTGTCACGGTACACAATTCTGGGGGCTGATAAACTTGCATCCTACAAGGTGAAATATGTGCAGCCCAAACTGAATCTGCACCTTTCCCACGGCATTGATTTTCTTGAGGGTGAGGCAAACCTCACCCTTGACGGGGAAACATTTACAATCAACGATGTCTTAAAACAATATCAAAAAAACGCATATGTGCGGCTGAACGATGGTTCAAGCGCCGTTATCAATCCCGATTATATGGAAACGTTGACCCGGATTTTCAAAAAACAAAAATCCGGAATAAAGGTTTCTTTTTTTGATCTTCCTTTGGTGGAAGAACTCATTGGCGAAAAAATCGCCAAAGAAACCTTTAACCAGTCCAGAAAGATTTTTCTGGGATTCAACCAATTAAAAGACTCCAGAACACGGATGCCCGCCGTCAATGCGACTCTCCGGGGATACCAGAAACAGGGGTTCAGATGGCTTTCCTATCTTTACAAGCACAAATTAGGCGGTTGTCTTGCCGACGACATGGGGCTTGGAAAAACCATTCAGACCATTGCGCTTCTGGCGTCAATCTATCCAGAGCAAAAACATCCAACCTTGATCGTAATGCCCAAGACCCTCTTGTTTAACTGGGAAAGCGAACTTAAACGGTTTGCGCCAAAATTGACATCCGGCCTTTACTATGGCCAGACCCGGGACATAAAAACAATGGGTTCCCAAAATATCATTTTAACCACCTACGCCATGGTGAGAAACGATATTGAACAATTAAAAGAAGAACACTTTCATATGGTTGTTCTGGATGAGTCCCAGAATATCAAGAATCCCAATTCAAAAACATCCAGGGCGGTGATGCTTTTACAGACCGACCACCGGTTTGCCTTGAGCGGCACACCCATAGAAAACAATATGAGCGAACTCTATGCCCTGTTCCGGTTTTTAAATCCAGCCATGTTCGGCACCTTTACCGATTTTTCAAAAAATTACCTGAATCCCATCCAGAAAAATGATAATAAGGCCGTGGCAAAGGAACTGAAAAAAAAGATATACCCCTTTGTCCTGCGCCGGCTTAAAACACAGGTGTTAAAAGACCTTCCTGATAAGATGGAGCAGGTTCTCCATGTGGACATGAGCCGGAAACAGGCCGCACTCTACCACCAGAGACGGCTGATGTACAAAAGGGCCATTCAAGAGGAAATTCAGGCTAAGGGATTGAAAAAATCCAAGCTTTTTATCCTCCAGGCCATGGGGGAACTTCGCCAGATTGCCTCTATCCCTGAGATTAAGAGTGACAATAAAATCATCTCCCCGAAACGGGAAATTCTCATGGATCATGTGGCGGATGCCGTGGCCGGCAAGCACAAAGTGCTGGTGTTTGCCAATTATCTGCACTCTTTAGAATGCGTTTCCCAGGATATGGAAGAGGCCGGCATCCATCATCTGGTCATGACCGGGGCCACCCGGGATCGAAACCATATTGTGGAACAGTTTCAGCAGGATGATACCTGCCAAGCCCTGTTGATGACCCTGAAAACCGGGGGGCTGGGCCTGAACCTGACGGCAGCCGAATATGTATTTTTATTTGATCCCTGGTGGAATCTTGCCGCGGAAAACCAAGCCATTGACCGGGCCCACAGAATGGGCCAGAAAAATACCGTGTTCAGTTACCGCCTCATTGCCCGAAACACCATTGAAGAGAAGATCCTCATGCTCCAGGAAAAGAAAAAAGAATTGTTTGATTCCCTTATTTCCAGTGACAACGCCTCTATCAAACAGATGGAAGAAGAAGATATTGATCTGTTGCTGGGAGAATAA